In Terriglobus sp. TAA 43, a single window of DNA contains:
- a CDS encoding PQQ-binding-like beta-propeller repeat protein, with protein MNLRHAGTLFLLACSLATKAQTTDYLTEGVDNGRTGQLQGETLFTKDNVAQAHLLWKLHVDTPTREMHNLFPPLIASQVQTADGVKQIGIMAGISDDLWGIDLATGKQLWHRHFDSAYTPPPNARPAGTLCPGGQTAMPAMTKSSDGHYIVYAVGWDGRLLTIDPATGKDVEAPQKWLPPNAKPYALNIKDGVVYTSVSQGCGGVAFTFFSYDIATKKSSLFVPTGGGLWGRRGVSVSPQDVGYMGTGDGEWNPEAGHFGNGIVGLHLNGGKELRLQDYFSPPNADYMFKRDLDINVTPVAFDSKGRHLLVGTSKECRVWLLDRDELGGDDHRTSLYSTPLICNVQSNYANEGVWGAMSTWNDAQGQTWLTVPFYGPINPAFHAPIDNGTNSKTKERNKRGGLATFKVNERNGKWSLDPAWISEDIDNGETAIIANGIVFAYASGEDAAQARVDQAWNEPPPPPLPQIPTSMQSAVRIQHSRRAVLYAFDATTGKKLWDSGTQIQGWNHFTSISVANGRAYITTFQGDLYCFGVAK; from the coding sequence GTGAACCTTCGCCACGCCGGAACGCTTTTCCTTCTCGCATGCAGTCTCGCGACAAAGGCCCAAACCACCGACTACCTCACCGAAGGCGTCGACAACGGTCGCACGGGCCAACTCCAGGGCGAAACGCTTTTCACCAAAGACAACGTCGCGCAGGCGCACCTCCTCTGGAAGCTCCACGTCGACACTCCCACCCGCGAGATGCACAACCTCTTTCCTCCACTCATCGCCTCGCAGGTGCAAACCGCAGACGGCGTAAAGCAGATCGGCATCATGGCTGGCATCTCTGACGATCTCTGGGGCATTGATCTCGCCACCGGCAAGCAGCTCTGGCATCGGCATTTCGACAGCGCGTACACGCCACCGCCAAACGCGCGTCCCGCAGGCACACTCTGCCCCGGCGGCCAAACCGCCATGCCAGCCATGACGAAAAGTAGCGACGGTCACTACATCGTCTACGCCGTCGGCTGGGACGGCCGCTTGCTCACCATCGACCCCGCCACCGGCAAAGACGTCGAAGCCCCGCAGAAGTGGCTCCCGCCAAACGCCAAGCCTTACGCACTCAACATCAAGGACGGCGTGGTCTACACCTCCGTCTCGCAGGGCTGCGGCGGCGTTGCGTTCACCTTCTTCTCGTACGACATCGCCACAAAGAAGAGCAGCCTCTTCGTCCCCACCGGCGGCGGTCTCTGGGGTCGTCGCGGTGTCTCCGTCTCCCCGCAGGACGTGGGCTACATGGGCACCGGCGACGGCGAATGGAACCCTGAAGCAGGTCACTTCGGCAACGGCATCGTGGGCCTTCATCTCAATGGCGGCAAAGAACTGCGCCTGCAGGATTACTTCTCACCGCCCAACGCTGACTACATGTTTAAGCGCGACCTCGACATCAACGTCACGCCTGTAGCCTTCGATAGCAAGGGCCGTCATCTCCTCGTAGGCACATCGAAAGAGTGCCGCGTCTGGCTCCTCGATCGCGACGAACTAGGCGGCGACGATCACCGTACTTCGCTTTACAGCACACCGCTCATCTGCAACGTGCAATCCAACTACGCCAATGAAGGCGTGTGGGGCGCCATGAGCACATGGAACGACGCGCAGGGCCAGACATGGCTCACCGTCCCGTTCTACGGCCCCATCAATCCTGCCTTCCACGCGCCCATCGACAACGGCACAAACAGCAAGACCAAAGAACGCAACAAGCGCGGCGGCCTCGCCACTTTCAAGGTGAACGAACGCAACGGCAAGTGGTCACTCGATCCCGCATGGATCAGTGAAGACATCGACAACGGCGAAACCGCCATCATCGCCAACGGCATCGTCTTCGCGTACGCATCCGGTGAAGACGCCGCGCAAGCTCGCGTCGATCAGGCATGGAACGAACCACCCCCACCGCCGTTGCCGCAAATACCCACATCCATGCAGTCAGCGGTGCGCATCCAGCACTCACGCCGCGCCGTGCTCTACGCCTTCGACGCCACCACCGGCAAAAAACTCTGGGACAGCGGCACACAGATCCAGGGCTGGAACCACTTCACCTCCATCTCCGTAGCCAACGGCCGCGCCTACATCACCACCTTCCAGGGTGACCTCTACTGCTTCGGAGTCGCCAAATGA
- a CDS encoding PQQ-binding-like beta-propeller repeat protein: MKTFSGILLAATIAGTAHAQFSRTGPEWTTSAMDAQRSRSVPADVQITPETAKDFQLLWKVPVKNSTTSLSEPVQVNTFIAYTGFKALTVVGGTNAIFSVDYDLGRTYFDKHFTSTAKACPAALAGPIGRLTPLVPPPVTGTGRKGGYHSSVSAPGAGVNLGEVSRARPVAAPVPAPASTQTPAPANAPAPNGPAIGGASGPGGIPADNKPITGPVRTGPAPGTGLYKGSQPLFYVTTDGVLHGISQGSFKELHKPAPFLPAGTGVASLIDVDDIIYASTANNCGPASDSVYALDVSHPVVSGMDPNSPQPAPTKWQSSTGPIVGIPAFTESGILNVATPKAIAQLEPKTLTHRLDIPAPSGTTFTSQPVIFRDESSKEQLAITTADGRIHILSATAAAGTPDITTASESNFKPNALTTFESEGTRYLLAADTNAQPGSIHAYKLTNTALEPAWTSAPINTPSAPITISGVVFVLSKGTHKTNATLYALDATTGKPLWNSGTQITSPVTTSNLSFSPGQITFATADNTIYAFGLRIPTQ; encoded by the coding sequence ATGAAAACCTTCTCAGGCATCCTCCTCGCTGCAACCATCGCAGGCACAGCACACGCCCAGTTCTCGCGCACCGGCCCTGAATGGACCACCTCCGCCATGGACGCGCAACGTTCACGCTCCGTCCCAGCCGACGTCCAGATCACACCCGAAACCGCAAAGGACTTCCAACTCCTCTGGAAAGTCCCAGTGAAGAACTCGACAACATCACTCTCTGAACCAGTTCAGGTAAACACCTTCATCGCCTACACCGGCTTCAAAGCCTTAACCGTAGTCGGCGGCACCAACGCCATCTTCTCCGTCGATTACGACCTTGGCCGCACCTACTTCGACAAACACTTCACCAGCACGGCCAAAGCCTGTCCCGCAGCACTCGCAGGCCCCATCGGACGACTCACCCCACTCGTCCCACCACCCGTCACCGGCACAGGTCGCAAAGGTGGCTACCACTCCTCCGTCTCCGCTCCGGGAGCAGGCGTAAATCTCGGCGAGGTCAGCCGCGCTCGTCCCGTAGCAGCGCCTGTTCCAGCACCGGCCTCCACACAAACGCCCGCGCCAGCCAACGCTCCCGCACCCAACGGCCCAGCCATCGGTGGAGCATCCGGCCCCGGCGGTATCCCTGCAGACAACAAACCCATCACAGGTCCCGTCCGCACAGGCCCAGCCCCCGGCACCGGCCTGTACAAAGGCTCGCAGCCACTCTTCTACGTAACGACCGACGGCGTCCTGCACGGCATCAGCCAGGGCAGCTTCAAAGAACTGCACAAGCCCGCACCATTCCTGCCCGCAGGCACCGGCGTAGCTTCACTCATCGATGTCGACGACATCATCTACGCCAGCACCGCCAACAACTGCGGCCCAGCATCCGACTCCGTCTACGCCCTCGACGTCTCACACCCCGTCGTCTCCGGCATGGACCCCAACTCACCGCAACCAGCGCCAACCAAGTGGCAATCAAGCACCGGCCCCATCGTAGGCATCCCGGCGTTCACTGAGTCCGGCATCCTCAACGTCGCCACGCCAAAAGCCATCGCGCAACTCGAACCGAAAACCCTGACGCATCGCCTCGACATCCCGGCCCCATCAGGCACCACCTTCACCTCGCAACCCGTCATCTTCCGCGACGAGTCCAGCAAAGAACAACTCGCCATCACCACCGCCGATGGCCGCATCCACATCCTCTCCGCCACCGCAGCAGCAGGCACACCAGACATCACCACCGCATCCGAGTCCAACTTCAAACCCAACGCCCTCACCACCTTCGAGTCCGAAGGCACACGCTACCTGCTGGCAGCAGACACCAACGCACAACCCGGCAGCATCCACGCCTACAAACTGACCAACACCGCGCTCGAACCGGCATGGACCTCCGCCCCCATCAACACACCATCCGCCCCCATAACCATCAGCGGAGTCGTCTTCGTCCTAAGCAAAGGCACCCACAAAACCAACGCCACCCTCTACGCCCTCGATGCCACCACCGGCAAACCCCTCTGGAACAGCGGCACCCAGATCACCAGCCCCGTAACCACTAGCAACCTAAGCTTCAGCCCCGGCCAAATCACCTTCGCCACCGCCGACAACACCATCTACGCTTTCGGCCTGAGAATCC